A region of Myxococcus stipitatus DSM 14675 DNA encodes the following proteins:
- a CDS encoding S9 family peptidase: MRLPLVSLGVLLVSLSSARAQELDAPALASTFGPVPDAKVQAKLDFADRFSRWVTLMRDSRVVPKWLRDGDRLVFWAREGDDGGTWTLAHAKTGALQPLVSSESLREQLSTLLGKPVTAPRFVEVAIAPDEQGIVFRLEGKTFALGLTGGRVTLLAPEDRAALTLSRTHFLAPRGGAVAVQRQGGFAVLGAEGAPVVERAGEEFLEWRIPERAWSPDGRFVAVWREDARGVHKIPVVDYSSALEKVTTVPYAKTGTPLPRAELHLVEVATGKVTRVAPVEGETYDWLAGWNPEGTQVLCLHLSRDAKRLDLTAVDPVSGQRKRVLREERPESFVAGLDFATDRWAKQVTALPEGRGYLWLSERDGWRHVYLYDGAGKLVKQLTRGAFPVHEVLGVSPRGDAFYVTASAERGAPYEHVFYRGTMKGGVLKRLSSGSGMHYVVMSPSREHYLDSWSTRTMPRVRELASVEGDKRVRLTTADASAVEALGYVPPEGFTVKAADGVTPLYGVLYKPRDFDPTKRYPVLAYIYAGPFMNIVPWSYAGDAMPQIASGFSQLGFIVMMLDPRGGPGRSKAFQDAHYGRVGQTEIPDYVTGMKQVAATRPWMDLERVGIHGHSWGGYFALRGMLTAPDFFKAGYAGAPGALEEEAIINEPYLNLPGVNPQGYADGSNFALAGNLKGPLKMMHGTGDVNASLSVTMRMADALIRAGKHFELLLMPGQPHTPMGGAYRYYHDDLGLFFLRTLGAPRGGPP; encoded by the coding sequence ATGAGACTTCCACTCGTGTCCCTGGGGGTGCTGCTCGTGTCGCTGTCGAGCGCGCGAGCCCAGGAGCTGGATGCCCCGGCGCTTGCCTCCACCTTCGGCCCGGTGCCGGACGCGAAGGTCCAGGCGAAGTTGGACTTCGCGGACCGGTTCAGCCGGTGGGTGACGTTGATGCGGGACAGCCGCGTCGTGCCGAAGTGGCTGCGCGACGGAGACCGCCTGGTCTTCTGGGCTCGCGAGGGCGACGACGGCGGCACCTGGACGCTGGCGCACGCGAAGACGGGCGCGCTCCAGCCGTTGGTCTCCAGTGAGTCCCTCCGGGAGCAACTGTCCACGCTGTTGGGCAAGCCCGTCACGGCGCCGCGCTTCGTGGAGGTGGCCATCGCGCCGGATGAGCAGGGCATCGTGTTCCGGCTGGAGGGGAAGACCTTCGCGCTGGGCCTGACAGGAGGCCGAGTCACCCTGCTCGCCCCGGAGGACCGCGCCGCGCTGACGCTGTCCCGCACGCACTTCCTCGCGCCGCGAGGAGGCGCCGTGGCGGTGCAGCGTCAGGGCGGCTTCGCGGTGCTGGGCGCGGAGGGGGCCCCGGTGGTGGAGCGCGCGGGAGAGGAGTTCCTCGAGTGGCGGATTCCGGAGCGGGCGTGGTCGCCGGACGGGCGCTTCGTCGCGGTGTGGAGGGAGGACGCGAGAGGGGTCCACAAGATTCCCGTGGTGGACTACTCCAGCGCGCTGGAGAAGGTGACGACGGTGCCCTACGCGAAGACGGGGACACCGCTGCCGCGCGCGGAGCTCCACCTGGTCGAGGTGGCGACGGGCAAGGTGACGCGCGTGGCGCCCGTCGAGGGAGAGACCTACGACTGGCTCGCGGGCTGGAATCCCGAGGGGACCCAGGTCCTGTGCCTGCACCTCTCTCGCGACGCGAAGCGGCTGGACCTCACGGCGGTGGACCCGGTGTCGGGGCAGCGCAAGCGCGTGCTGCGCGAGGAGCGGCCGGAGAGCTTCGTCGCGGGGTTGGACTTCGCGACGGACCGCTGGGCGAAGCAGGTGACGGCGCTGCCGGAGGGCCGAGGCTACCTGTGGTTGTCGGAGCGGGACGGCTGGCGCCACGTGTATCTGTATGACGGCGCGGGGAAGCTCGTGAAGCAGCTCACGCGCGGCGCCTTCCCCGTGCACGAGGTGCTGGGCGTGTCACCGCGAGGAGACGCGTTCTACGTGACGGCCTCCGCCGAGCGAGGCGCGCCCTACGAGCACGTCTTCTATCGGGGCACGATGAAGGGCGGCGTCTTGAAGCGGCTCTCCTCGGGCTCGGGGATGCACTACGTCGTGATGTCGCCCTCGCGGGAGCACTACCTGGATTCATGGTCCACGCGCACCATGCCCCGGGTGCGGGAGCTGGCGAGCGTGGAGGGCGACAAGCGCGTGCGGCTCACCACCGCGGATGCGAGCGCGGTGGAGGCGCTGGGCTACGTCCCTCCCGAGGGCTTCACGGTGAAGGCCGCGGACGGGGTCACGCCCTTGTACGGCGTGCTCTACAAGCCTCGCGACTTCGACCCCACGAAGCGCTACCCCGTGCTCGCGTACATCTACGCGGGGCCCTTCATGAACATCGTCCCGTGGAGCTACGCGGGGGATGCGATGCCGCAGATTGCCTCCGGCTTCTCGCAACTGGGTTTCATCGTGATGATGCTGGACCCGCGTGGGGGACCGGGGCGGAGCAAGGCGTTCCAGGACGCGCACTATGGCCGCGTGGGGCAGACGGAGATTCCCGACTACGTCACGGGGATGAAGCAGGTGGCCGCCACGCGTCCGTGGATGGACCTGGAGCGGGTGGGCATCCATGGCCACTCGTGGGGGGGCTACTTCGCGCTGCGAGGCATGCTGACGGCGCCGGACTTCTTCAAGGCGGGCTATGCGGGAGCGCCGGGCGCGCTGGAGGAGGAGGCCATCATCAACGAGCCCTACCTCAACCTGCCGGGTGTGAATCCCCAGGGCTACGCGGACGGCTCCAACTTCGCGCTCGCGGGGAACTTGAAGGGTCCGCTGAAGATGATGCACGGCACGGGGGACGTGAATGCCTCGCTCTCGGTGACGATGCGCATGGCGGACGCGCTCATCCGAGCGGGCAAGCACTTCGAATTGCTCCTCATGCCCGGGCAGCCGCACACACCCATGGGTGGGGCTTATCGCTACTACCATGACGACCTGGGCCTGTTCTTCCTGCGGACCCTGGGGGCGCCGCGCGGAGGGCCTCCGTGA